The following nucleotide sequence is from Nocardioides daedukensis.
GGTCACCCTGGCCGGGCTGGTCCTGGGCGTGACGGTGCTGTTGCCGGTGGAGATTTCCCTGCCCGCGTGAGGTTTCCGCTGGTGCCACTCACGGCATGATGAGCGACATGAGCGACCAGCACCCGGCGGAGAAGCCGAACCCATCCACGAACGTGCGCGGCAACCCGGGCAACCCTGGTGGGCAACCGGGGGGCCAGCCGTGGGGTCCTCCGCCGAGCCCGCAGCAGGCCCCACAGCAGTGGGGCCATCAGGCCCCACAGCAAGCCCCGCACAACCCGGCTCAGCAGTGGGGACCACCCGCACAGCAGCCACCGCAGCAGCAGTGGGCCGCACCGACCCCCGGCGGACCCGACCGTCCGGCGTCGGCAAAGCGGAAGGGCGGCAAGCGCGGTCCCGGCGGACTCGGCTTCGGCATCGGCCTGCTCGTCGGCGCGCTGGTCCTCGGGCTCGGCGGCGGCTTCCTGGGTGGGAAGCTCTCGGACGAGGGCGGCGGTGGCGGCAAGGTCGACGCCGGGCAGGTCGACATCTCCGGGCTCAACCTGCAGGACCTGGTCTCGGTGCAGTCGGTTGCCGACCGGGCCCTGCCCGCGGTGGTCAAGATCGAGGCGATCAACGCCCGGACCGGCTCCACCGGCTCCGGGGTGGTGCTGTCGAAGGACGGCGAGATCCTCACCAACTATCACGTCATCCACGCCGCCGCGCAGGGCGGGAACCTCGAGGTCTACTTCAACGACGGCACGACCCGCAAGGCCACCATCATCGGTGCCGACCCGTCCACCGACATCGCGTTGATCAAGGCCGAGAACGTGGATGACCTCGCGACACTGAAGTTCGGTTCGGCCAAGGA
It contains:
- a CDS encoding S1C family serine protease; amino-acid sequence: MSDQHPAEKPNPSTNVRGNPGNPGGQPGGQPWGPPPSPQQAPQQWGHQAPQQAPHNPAQQWGPPAQQPPQQQWAAPTPGGPDRPASAKRKGGKRGPGGLGFGIGLLVGALVLGLGGGFLGGKLSDEGGGGGKVDAGQVDISGLNLQDLVSVQSVADRALPAVVKIEAINARTGSTGSGVVLSKDGEILTNYHVIHAAAQGGNLEVYFNDGTTRKATIIGADPSTDIALIKAENVDDLATLKFGSAKDIKVGQAVVAVGSPYGLDSTVTAGIISTLNRPVAVPGMDDPNKPMIYPAVQTDAAINPGNSGGALINIKGELVGMNSANKLAASSDEYSRADLGSIGIGWAIPVDVIEPIVEQLRKGGEAKHAWLGIVPDDAKRAGVAQGALVDDFTTGSPSEAAGVQKGDVVVGIDDRPVAEGLALITTVLHYQPGDEVTLKILRSGESKEIKVKLGEQGNLIEGLS